One window of Medicago truncatula cultivar Jemalong A17 chromosome 2, MtrunA17r5.0-ANR, whole genome shotgun sequence genomic DNA carries:
- the LOC11438329 gene encoding tubby-like F-box protein 3, which produces MAIIRNIIEDMRSRSQRVVVAAEKEEKVAVGDSLRQSCWANMPQELLREVLLRIEASEDTWPPRKNVVACAGVCRSWRVITKEIVKKPEISAMITFPISVKQPGPRENLLQCFIKRNRSTQTYYLFLSLTSSLGDDGKFLLAARKCRRPTCTDYIISLDADDMSRGSNNYVGKLRSNFLGTKFTIYDGQPPHAGAKFTKSRSTRLVNLKQVSPKVPTGNYPVAHISYELNVLGSRGPRRMHCVMDSIPSSSIEPGGVAPTQTEFSLNNIEMFPLFPFFRSKSNRVVENSLSGPLVGDKKDGMLVLKNKAPRWHEQLQCWCLNFHGRVTIASVKNFQLVASAENGTAGPEHDKIILQFGKVGKDLFTMDFRYPISAFQAFAICLSSFDTKIACE; this is translated from the exons ATGGCTATAATCCGCAACATAATAGAAGACATGAGATCAAGATCTCAAAGGGTGGTGGTGGCGGCGGAGAAGGAAGAGAAAGTGGCGGTTGGTGACAGTTTACGGCAGAGTTGTTGGGCTAACATGCCACAAGAGCTTCTCCGGGAGGTTCTTCTCCGAATTGAGGCGTCGGAGGACACGTGGCCGCCGAGGAAGAACGTTGTTGCTTGTGCTGGAGTGTGTAGGAGTTGGAGAGTTATCACTAAAGAGATTGTTAAAAAACCTGAAATTTCTGCTATGATCACTTTCCCCATTTCTGTTAAACAg CCTGGTCCAAGGGAGAATCTCCTTCAATGCTTTATAAAGCGCAACCGGTCCACTCAAACATATTATTTGTTTCTCAGTTTAACTAGTT CGCTAGGTGATGATGGGAAGTTCCTTCTGGCTGCACGCAAATGTAGACGTCCTACATGCACAGATTATATCATCTCTCTAGACGCAGATGATATGTCCAGGGGAAGCAACAACTATGTTGGGAAATTGAG ATCAAATTTCCTCGGAACAAAGTTCACAATCTATGACGGCCAGCCACCTCATGCAGGAGCAAAATTTACTAAAAGTCGTTCTACTAGGCTGGTGAATCTAAAGCAGGTTTCACCCAAGGTCCCAACAGGCAACTATCCAGTGGCTCACATCTCATATGAATTAAATGTGCTAGGCTCTAG GGGGCCAAGGAGAATGCATTGTGTCATGGATTCCATTCCATCCTCTTCAATCGAACCAGGTGGCGTAGCTCCTACACAAACTGAGTTTTCTCTAAACAACATAGAAATGTTTCCCTTGTTTCCTTTTTTCCGATCAAAATCAAATCGTGTGGTAGAGAACTCTCTATCCGGACCTCTTGTTGGTGATAAAAAAGATGGTATGCTTGTGTTGAAAAACAAGGCTCCAAGGTGGCATGAGCAGCTGCAGTGTTGGTGCTTAAACTTTCATGGACGGGTGACAATTGCCTCGGTTAAAAACTTTCAGCTGGTGGCTTCCGCAGAAAATGGAACAGCTGGACCGGAACACGATAAGATTATTCTGCAATTTGGGAAAGTTGGGAAGGATTTGTTTACAATGGATTTCCGATACCCTATTTCGGCGTTTCAGGCATTTGCAATCTGCCTCAGCAGCTTTGATACCAAGATTGCTTGTGAATAA
- the LOC120578285 gene encoding ATP synthase subunit alpha, chloroplastic gives MLQIRLDGLLIQEGSSVKATGRIAQIPVSEGYLGRVVNALAKPIDGRGEISSLKSRLIESPAPGIISRRSMYEPLQTGLIAIDSMIPIGCGQRELIIGDRQTSKTVVATDTILNQKGQNVICVYVAIGQNASSVTQVVTILQERGAMEYTIIVVETTNYLATLQYLAPYTGAALAEYFMYRERHTLIIYGIILFVYIESLYLF, from the coding sequence atgCTCCAAATTAGGCTTGATGGTTTGCTGATACAAGAGGGAAGTTCGGTAAAAGCAACAGGAAGAATTGCTCAGATACCAGTAAGTGAGGGTTATTTGGGTCGTGTTGTAAATGCCCTAGCTAAACCTATTGATGGTAGAGGAGAAATTTCATCTTTGAAATCTCGGTTAATCGAATCTCCCGCTCCTGGTATTATTTCCAGACGTTCTATGTATGAGCCTCTTCAAACGGGACTTATTGCTATTGATTCTATGATCCCTATAGGGTGTGGCCAGCGAGAATTAATTATTGGAGACAGACAAACAAGTAAAACAGTAGTAGCAACAGATACAATTCTCAATCAAAAGGGACAAAATGTAATATGTGTTTATGTAGCTATTGGTCAAAATGCATCTTCTGTGACTCAAGTGGTAACTATTTTACAAGAAAGAGGGGCAATGGAGTACACTATTATAGTGGTTGAAACAACAAATTATCTAGCTACATTACAATACCTCGCTCCTTATACAGGTGCAGCTCTGGCTGAATATTTTATGTACCGTGAACGTCACACTTTAATCATTTATGGGATCATTCTTTTTGTGTATATCGAATCTCTCTACCTTTTTTGA
- the LOC112419312 gene encoding uncharacterized protein has translation MRICSHISCDKEFKPVLQVIDCPNHIISLSDGSLILDLDIILEECYEDCAISEARGHSGGIWILKSQNCTYDIEIIDNYFQSITIALEKDRVRWYLSTIYASPQVTNRDHLWPYLNSLRPHLNGPWLLMGDFNEILLPSEVRGGEYSLSGATKYADMIEKCRLLDLGATGSSFTWYRKEAGYQRIAKRLDRALGDCDWRTMFPEAYVENLIRCYSDHRPILLRGIGFIPNRKSRPFRFQAAWLTHADFPIVVTNAWGQGNHHISHRLDKVRADSIVFNEEVFGNILKRKKEIEGQLKYIQMQLERVDSIRLNMEEANLHKAYQEVLKQEELLWYQKSREKWVKLGDRNNKFFHTQTVIRRKRNKIQGLHLDDGSWCTSDEKLQQVAITYYRELFHKDDSVTPQSLSVELLPQLNQHGWNTITTHVSKEENVVGNDVWCLVRDAFNKGYIDEHIAETLLVLIPKENNPTRIKNFRPISLCNVIFKTITKVMVNRIRPYLDDLVGPFQSSFIPRRGTTDNAIIAQEVVHHMHISRAKKGTLAFKIDLEKAYDRLDWNFLELTLNEYNFPTSTISLIMSCVKSSNLSILWNGAKTETFKPTRGLRQGDPLSPYLFVLCMEKLALSIQSKVDSGAWKPIHISKDGPGLSHLLFADDVMLFCEATTEQVMVVMETLDQFCQASGLKVNLTKSKAMCSKRVEESTKRAIQSVSSIRFVANLGHYLGFPLVQGRVSKATYEHIIEKMHRRLSGWKGNLLNKAGRVCLAKSVTTSMPIYNMQIHYLPQNLCDQIDRITKSFIWGGNGVERKWNLVKWATITSPKKYGGLSIREARLSNIALLGKLIWSILHDRHKLWVKVLSHKYIKQGSIWNTEAGRNISVVWKSILKALEALKNGFRFRIGDGSSSFWYHDWTGLEALCHLVDFVNISDTVLCIKDASSYGSWDWNKMMTIVPDNVQMLVDQHTPPSFFNSVVPDKWIWGVSKQGIYSCSSAYDWILEQHRSWDTSYNWDWIWKLKIPRKIQHFIWACMHKAIPTNWLRHHCNMANAATCQRCSEKEEDVMHCLRDCRDSRYVWANLQVLESPGFLSYQTPNTWLKHMATGPTSLKFVAIIWWIWRWRNNIVLGDKTWKASDVIRQINLMVEDMVLLSTTDSCAANNRSKVKWKAPPSGKFKLNVDGSCDQSGVIGSGGLIRDATGNWVAGFSSNDGCGDALIAELFGIYNGLVLLINNSVLHVECETDSTEIINLLMDRQSHSFHAYASLLTKITSLLDHLPGLVFKHVLREGNVCADFLARLGRNSTLGITTWMTPPDELISLLNYDAFDF, from the exons ATGAGAATATGTAGTCACATTTCATGTGATAAAGAGTTTAAGCCGGTGCTGCAAGTTATTGATTGCCCGAACCACATCATTTCGCTGTCTGATGGTTCACTCATCCTCGACCTTGACATTATACTTGAAGAAT GCTATGAGGATTGTGCAATTTCTGAAGCTCGTGGACACTCTGGAGGGATATGGATATTAAAATCTCAAAATTGCACATATGATATTGAGATTATAGATAACTATTTTCAATCTATCACTATAGCTCTAGAAAAGGATAGAGTAAGGTGGTACTTGTCAACTATTTATGCTAGCCCTCAGGTTACAAATCGTGACCATCTTTGGCCCTACTTGAATTCCTTACGACCTCATCTTAATGGCCCTTGGCTTCTTATGGGTGATTTCAATGAAATTCTTCTTCCTTCAGAAGTGCGTGGAGGAGAGTATTCACTATCAGGTGCTACTAAATATGCTGATATGATTGAAAAATGTCGGTTGCTTGATCTTGGTGCTACTGGTAGTTCATTTACTTGGTATAGGAAAGAAGCAGGATACCAAAGGATAGCTAAGAGACTGGATAGAGCTCTTGGAGATTGTGATTGGCGCACTATGTTTCCGGAAGCTTATGTGGAGAACCTGATTCGTTGCTATTCTGACCATAGACCAATACTTTTAAGGGGCATTGGTTTTATCCCTAATAGAAAGTCAAGACCCTTTCGATTCCAAGCAGCCTGGTTAACCCATGCTGATTTCCCTATTGTAGTAACTAATGCTTGGGGCCAAGGGAATCATCATATATCTCATCGCCTTGACAAGGTTAGAGCTGATTCTATTGTTTTCAATGAGGAAGTGTTTGGTAACatcctaaaaaggaaaaaagagatTGAGGGCCAACTTAAATATATTCAAATGCAACTAGAGAGGGTTGACTCAATTAGACTTAACATGGAAGAGGCTAACTTGCATAAAGCATACCAGGAAGTCCTAAAACAAGAAGAACTCCTTTGGTATCAAAAATCTAGAGAAAAGTGGGTGAAGTTGGGGGATAGaaataacaaattttttcaTACCCAAACTGTGATCAGAAGAAAGAGAAACAAGATCCAAGGACTCCATCTTGATGATGGCTCATGGTGCACTAGTGATGAGAAACTTCAGCAGGTAGCTATCACTTACTATCGTGAGTTATTCCATAAAGATGATTCTGTTACTCCTCAAAGCTTGTCAGTTGAGCTATTGCCGCAACTTAACCAACATGGGTGGAATACTATCACAACACATGTGTCTAAGGAGGAA AATGTGGTGGGAAATGATGTTTGGTGTTTGGTTAGAGATGCTTTTAATAAGGGGTATATTGATGAACATATAGCAGAGACTTTGCTGGTTCTTATTCCTAAAGAGAACAACCCTACAAGAATAAAGAACTTCAGGCCTATCAGCTTGTGTAATGTTATATTCAAGACTATAACGAAGGTTATGGTCAACAGAATTAGACCTTATCTAGATGACCTAGTTGGCCCTTTTCAAAGCAGTTTTATCCCAAGAAGAGGTACTACTGATAATGCAATTATTGCTCAAGAAGTTGTCCACCACATGCACATATCTAGAGCAAAAAAAGGTACATTAGCTTTTAAAATTGATCTTGAAAAAGCATATGATAGATTGGATTGGAATTTCCTTGAGCTAACCCTGAATGAATATAATTTTCCTACATCAACAATATCCCTTATTATGAGTTGTGTGAAATCCAGTAATTTGTCTATCCTTTGGAATGGTGCAAAGACAGAAACATTTAAACCAACTCGTGGGCTCCGACAAGGTGACCCTCTTTCCCCATATTTATTTGTGTTGTGCATGGAGAAGTTGGCTTTGAGCATCCAAAGCAAGGTTGATAGTGGTGCCTGGAAACCAATTCATATCTCTAAAGATGGCCCTGGTTTGTCTCATCTTTTGTTTGCCGACGATGTCATGCTTTTTTGTGAGGCGACTACTGAGCAAGTGATGGTGGTTATGGAGACTCTCGACCAATTCTGCCAAGCATCTGGGTTAAAGGTGAATTTAACTAAATCCAAAGCTATGTGTTCTAAAAGAGTTGAAGAGTCAACAAAGAGAGCTATTCAATCTGTGTCATCGATACGATTTGTTGCTAACCTAGGACATTACTTGGGCTTTCCTTTGGTCCAAGGTCGTGTCTCTAAAGCAACTTATGAGCATATTATTGAGAAAATGCATCGAAGATTATCAGGTTGGAAAGGCAATCTACTCAATAAGGCTGGTAGAGTTTGCCTAGCTAAGTCTGTCACAACATCAATGCCAATTTACAACATGCAAATCCATTATTTGCCTCAAAATTTATGTGACCAAATCGATAGGATCACAAAGAGCTTCATATGGGGTGGTAATGGAGTAGAGAGAAAATGGAACTTGGTCAAATGGGCGACAATAACATCACCTAAGAAGTATGGAGGACTGTCTATCCGTGAAGCCCGTTTATCAAATATTGCTCTTCTTGGAAAACTTATTTGGAGCATTCTTCATGACAGACATAAACTTTGGGTTAAGGTGCTTtcacataaatatattaaacaagGATCAATTTGGAACACCGAAGCTGGCAGAAACATTTCCGTAGTTTGGAAAAGTATTTTAAAGGCATTGGAAGCATTGAAAAATGGTTTCCGATTCCGTATTGGTGACGGTTCCTCCTCATTCTGGTACCATGATTGGACAGGATTGGAGGCTTTATGTCACTTGGTTGATTTTGTCAACATTTCTGATACTGTTCTATGTATTAAGGATGCAAGTAGCTATGGTTCATGGGATTGGAATAAGATGATGACTATTGTCCCTGATAATGTCCAAATGTTGGTAGACCAACACACACCACCTTCATTCTTCAATAGTGTGGTTCCTGACAAATGGATTTGGGGAGTTTCCAAACAGGGAATTTATTCTTGTTCGTCGGCCTATGATTGGATTTTGGAGCAACATAGGAGTTGGGATACAAGTTATAATTGGGATTGGATATGGAAGTTgaaaattcctagaaaaattcaaCATTTCATTTGGGCTTGTATGCATAAAGCCATCCCGACGAATTGGCTTAGACACCATTGCAACATGGCTAATGCAGCAACTTGTCAACGATGTTCAGAAAAAGAAGAGGATGTTATGCATTGTTTGAGGGATTGTCGAGATTCTCGTTATGTTTGGGCAAACTTGCAAGTACTTGAATCTCCTGGGTTCTTAAGTTATCAAACTCCTAATACTTGGCTAAAACACATGGCTACTGGACCAACAAGTTTAAAGTTTGTTGCTATTATATGGTGGATATGGCGTTGGAGGAACAACATTGTTTTGGGTGATAAAACTTGGAAAGCTAGTGATGTGATCCGACAAATTAACCTCATGGTTGAGGATATGGTTTTGTTATCTACAACTGATTCATGTGCAGCTAATAATAGAAGCAAGGTCAAATGGAAAGCTCCCCCATCGGGTAAATTTAAACTTAATGTGGACGGAAGTTGCGACCAAAGTGGTGTCATCGGTTCAGGAGGATTGATTCGAGACGCTACAGGAAATTGGGTGGCAGGATTCTCATCCAATGATGGTTGCGGTGATGCGCTTATTGCTGAGTTGTTTGGTATTTATAACGGTTTGGTCTTGTTGATAAACAATTCGGTGTTGCATGTTGAGTGTGAGACAGACTCCACTGAGATCATAAACCTACTTATGGACAGACAATCTCACTCATTCCATGCTTATGCTTCTTTACTAACTAAAATAACAAGTTTGTTGGATCATCTCCCAGGTTTGGTGTTCAAACATGTGCTCCGTGAAGGCAATGTATGTGCAGACTTTTTGGCTAGGTTGGGGAGAAACTCTACTCTTGGAATAACAACTTGGATGACACCTCCTGATGAGCTGATCTCGTTGCTCAACTATGATGCTTTCGATTTCTAg
- the LOC112416063 gene encoding acyl carrier protein 1, chloroplastic, which yields MASITTTSMSLLSLSDQSMVSCARISGPSSVSLSIKGRNFPSIALQPKGRRFHVTCAAKPETVQKVCDIVKKQLALSEDSTITGESKFTALGADSLDTVEIVMGLEEEFGISVEEESAQTITTVQEAADMIDKLLETKA from the exons ATGGCTTCCATCACCACAACCTCCATGTCCCTCCTCTCCCTCTCCGACCAATCTATG GTTTCTTGTGCTAGGATCTCTGGTCCAAGTTCTGTTTCCCTTTCAATTAAGGGAAGGAACTTTCCATCTATTGCTTTGCAGCCAAAAGGACGTCGGTTTCATGTTACATGCGCG GCTAAACCAGAGACTGTGCAGAAGGTGTGTGACATTGTCAAGAAACAATTGGCCCTGTCAGAAGATTCAACTATTACTGGAGAGTCTAAATTTACTGCACTCGGAGCTGATTCTCTTGACACG GTTGAGATTGTGATGGGACTTGAGGAGGAATTTGGCATTAGTGTGGAAGAAGAAAGTGCTCAGACCATCACCACCGTTCAAGAAGCTGCTGACATGATTGACAAGCTTCTTGAGACCAAGGCTTAA